The genomic window CACGAAAGCGATCTCGCGGCCGTCGGGGCTCCAGCACGGCGACGCTTCGACCGCGATGCTGTTGGTCAGCCGCCGCGGCGTCCGGCCGCCGATCGGCATGACATAGAGGTCGACCTTGTGGTCCGGGCTCAGGATGACGGCCAGATTCCGCCCGTCCGGGCTGATCGCCGCACCGGTGTTGATGCCGCGGAAGGCGGTCAGCACGCGGCTGCGCTTCGGATTCAGCCGGGTTTCGATCACGTCAATGCCGGTCCGGTTGTACTTGGAGTAGCCGATCGCCTTCCCGTCCGGGAACCAGCAGGGTTCGACGCAGAGCGCGTTGTAATTCGTGATCTGTTCGACGTTGCCGCCGTCGATGTCGCAGGCGTAAATGTTCTTGACGCCGGAGGCGGTCTCGGCGCAGAACGCGATCTTCGTCGAACAGAAACCTTTGACTTTCAGCTCCTTGAAGGTATTCTGGATGATCGCGTCGACCATCTGCTGGGCCATCCGGCGGCTGTTGCCGGTAAGCGGGATCCCCCAGGAACCGGCCGGAGCGCCGCCGGTCGTCAGCGTGAATACGGCGCGGCCGCTCTCCCGGCGGCCGGAGAGCACATATTCGGCCTTCGGGTCGCCGGAGAGGTCGAACCAGCCGCAGGCGCCGAGGAACGAACGCATCTGCCGGGTCAGTTCCCCGTCGCTGGGAACCCCTTGAAAGTAAAGCGTCGGATTCGTGCGGACGGTCTTGGTGACCACGATCGGCTCCGGAGCGGCGGTGAGCATGGCGGCCGGAGCAAACGCAAACAGCGCGGCGGCGGCAAGTGAGAGAGTTTTGTACATGAAAAAAGACTCCTTATCCGTAAAAAATGAATAAACAACCGTGATAAGGTAACATACCCCGTATTTACCAGTTTTTCAACACGTTCCGAACTGCTTTGATCAACTTTTCCGCATCGCCGCCGGAGGAGTCCGGCCCGAGGCTGACGCGGAGCCCGGACCAGGCGTCGGCGCGGCGGAAGCCGATGGCGAGCAGCGCCGGCGACGGCTCCCGGCTTTCGGAGGAACAGGCGCTCCCGGCGGCCGCCATGATTCCGGCCTCCGACAGCATGCGGACGAGAACGCCGGTTTCGACTCCGGGCAGCGTCACATGCAGAATCCACGGCGAAGCGACCTCTTCGGGGATCGTGCAGAAACTCCGCTTCCCGCCCGGCAGAAGCAGCCCCGAAAGACCGGAGCGGAGCAGCCGGTTCAGTCCGCGCGCCTTTGCGGCATTCCGTTCGAGCTCCCGGCAGCGCAGCTCCGCCGCATAAGCCATGGCGAGAAGAACCGGCGCCTCGGGCCGGCCGATGCGGTAGTCCTCATGCCGGTAGCGGCGCGCGAATTTCTGAAACGGCCGGGCGCACTTCGCCGCCGGGTCGACAAGAATCGCCGCACCTCCCGGCGAACCGAATTTATGCCCCGAAACGACGATAAGCTCCGCCGTTCCGGCCGGAATCGGGAACCGCCCCGCCGCCTGGATCGCATCGAGCATGCGGACTGCCCCCGGAGCGATTCCGGCGAGGGCTGCGACGTCCTGAATCCGGCCGAGCTCGCTCTGCACGAGATGGAAAGCCGTGAAGTCGGCCGGAACGCTCCCGGCGGAAATGCCGCCGTCCCGCCCGGCCGGCAGCAGCGTCAGGGCTCCGGCGGTCCGGCGCAGGTTCGCCGTGAGCGCCGGGTGCTCGAGCCGGGAGGAGACCACCCGCTTCCCCGCGGCGAACGGGGAGTCGGCGATCAGATTGAAAAGTTCGGTCCCGCTCATCCCCCAGACGACGTCGTACCGGCGGCCGCCGGCGAGGGCGGTCGAAAGCTGTTCCGCGGCCGCATCGAGCCGCCGCCGCGCGTCGTAACCGAGCCGGTGCGCCGCCTCCTGGTTCGCATAGGATTCCTCGAGACACGCCCGGTAAAAATCGAGTATTTCGCGCGGCGGCCGCGCCGCCGCCGCATGGTCCAGATAGATCATCGCCGTATTTGCATCCTTTCGCCGGTTTCACCCGTCCGGCATCCTAATCTACGCAACTTCCGGCCATTATTCAACCGGAGCGGATTGACTTTTCGGAAAAATATGGTTTATTTTATAAAGGCAAATCATGTTTTTCAGTACGGGAGGGCTCCGGTTTCCATGAATAAAAATAAAGTCATTTACCTGGACAACAACGCCACGACCGCCGTCGACCCGGAGGTGTTCGAGGCGATGCGTCCGTTTTTCTGCGAACGTTACGGCAATCCTTCGAGCATCCACCGTTTCGGCGGCAGCGTCGCCGCCGAGATCGAGGAGGCGCGGCGCCGGGTGGCCGATCTGCTCGGCTCGAGTTTCCGCGACAGCGACGGAAACGCCTCCGAAATCATCTTCACGAGCTGCGGCAGCGAGGGCGACAACGCCGCGATCAACGCGGCGGTTTACGCCCGCCCCGGTCGGAACAAGATCGTGACCACCATCGTCGAACACCCCGGCGTGCTGGCCTACTGCAAGGAGCTTTCGCGCCGCGGCTTCGAGATCGAATACATCCCGGTCGACGAGCGCGGCCGGCTCGACCTCGCTTATGCCGAACGGGCGATCGACGAAGCGACGGCCGTAGTCTCCGTCATGTGGGCGAACAACGAAACCGGCACGATTTTTCCGGTCGAAACCGTCGCCGGAATGGCGCATGCGAAAGGCGCGCTGTTTCATTCCGACGCGGTGCAGGCCGCCGGCAAAGTGCCGATCCGCCTCGATTCGAGCGAAATCGATTTCCTGACCATTTCCGGCCATAAGCTCCACGCGCCGAAGGGCGTCGGGGCTCTGTTCGTCCGCCGCGGGACCCGGTTCAAGCCGCTGATCTTCGGCGGCCATCAGGAGAAGGGCAGACGGGGCGGCACCGAAAACGTCGCCTCGATCATCGGCCTCGGCAAAGCGTGCGAGCTGGCTGCCCGCAACCTCGCGGTCGAAAGCGTGCAGCTGACGCGCCTGCGCGACCGGCTCGAGGCCGGAATCCGCGAGAGGATCAGTCACATCCGCATCAACGGCGACCTGGCGAACCGGCTGCCGAACACCTCGTCGGTCAGCTTCGAATACATCGAAGGGGAATCGATCCTGATGCTCCTCGACATGCTGAACATCTGCGCCTCGAGCGGCTCCGCCTGCACGACGGGGAGCCTCGAACCGTCGCATGTGCTCCGGGCGATGAACCTGCCCTACACAGCCGCCCACGGAACGATCCGCTTCAGTCTGTCGAAATACAACACGGAAGATGAGATCGATTTCGTGGCGGAGTCCCTGCCGCCGATCATCGAGCGGCTGCGGGAAATTTCTCCCTACTGGGAGGAACGGAACAAATGAACGGCGAAAAGAACGGGAGCTGCCCGTGCTCGAATGCGGGGTGCGCGCGTCACGGCGACTGCGCCGCCTGCCAGGCGCACCATCACTCCAAAGGCGGAAGGACCTCTTGCGGAAAATGAGCAGTGCAAACAAAAAAATCAACGGGCAGGAGCTGAAGTTTCCGGTTGACTGGGAGTATCGGATCATCGTCGAAGCCGACAAGCTCGAGGCGGCACGCGCCGCGATCGGGCAGTGCCTGCGCGAACACGGGGTCTCCGCCGCGGTCCACGAGGGTCTGCGCTCGGAGGGCGGCC from Victivallis lenta includes these protein-coding regions:
- a CDS encoding cysteine desulfurase family protein → MIYLDHAAAARPPREILDFYRACLEESYANQEAAHRLGYDARRRLDAAAEQLSTALAGGRRYDVVWGMSGTELFNLIADSPFAAGKRVVSSRLEHPALTANLRRTAGALTLLPAGRDGGISAGSVPADFTAFHLVQSELGRIQDVAALAGIAPGAVRMLDAIQAAGRFPIPAGTAELIVVSGHKFGSPGGAAILVDPAAKCARPFQKFARRYRHEDYRIGRPEAPVLLAMAYAAELRCRELERNAAKARGLNRLLRSGLSGLLLPGGKRSFCTIPEEVASPWILHVTLPGVETGVLVRMLSEAGIMAAAGSACSSESREPSPALLAIGFRRADAWSGLRVSLGPDSSGGDAEKLIKAVRNVLKNW
- a CDS encoding DUF493 domain-containing protein produces the protein MSSANKKINGQELKFPVDWEYRIIVEADKLEAARAAIGQCLREHGVSAAVHEGLRSEGGRYRTLKAPVVLTGREMMNALSAALAAVDGVKFLL
- a CDS encoding TolB family protein — encoded protein: MYKTLSLAAAALFAFAPAAMLTAAPEPIVVTKTVRTNPTLYFQGVPSDGELTRQMRSFLGACGWFDLSGDPKAEYVLSGRRESGRAVFTLTTGGAPAGSWGIPLTGNSRRMAQQMVDAIIQNTFKELKVKGFCSTKIAFCAETASGVKNIYACDIDGGNVEQITNYNALCVEPCWFPDGKAIGYSKYNRTGIDVIETRLNPKRSRVLTAFRGINTGAAISPDGRNLAVILSPDHKVDLYVMPIGGRTPRRLTNSIAVEASPCWSPDGREIAFVSDETGVPKINIISADGRNRRVLKSVGSDAVTPDWSGDGKIVYATRVEGVYTIAVYDLKTGENTRITQEPGVWESPAWAADNRQVVCKRSDGRRSALYVIDSWTGKTRLLVSTPYNLSMPAWSRAGSR
- the nifS gene encoding cysteine desulfurase NifS, which encodes MNKNKVIYLDNNATTAVDPEVFEAMRPFFCERYGNPSSIHRFGGSVAAEIEEARRRVADLLGSSFRDSDGNASEIIFTSCGSEGDNAAINAAVYARPGRNKIVTTIVEHPGVLAYCKELSRRGFEIEYIPVDERGRLDLAYAERAIDEATAVVSVMWANNETGTIFPVETVAGMAHAKGALFHSDAVQAAGKVPIRLDSSEIDFLTISGHKLHAPKGVGALFVRRGTRFKPLIFGGHQEKGRRGGTENVASIIGLGKACELAARNLAVESVQLTRLRDRLEAGIRERISHIRINGDLANRLPNTSSVSFEYIEGESILMLLDMLNICASSGSACTTGSLEPSHVLRAMNLPYTAAHGTIRFSLSKYNTEDEIDFVAESLPPIIERLREISPYWEERNK